Below is a window of Macadamia integrifolia cultivar HAES 741 chromosome 8, SCU_Mint_v3, whole genome shotgun sequence DNA.
GTCTGGGTTTGTGATGGTAGAGGTGGTGGAGGTTGTAATTCCTCTGGCTGGTCCATGATTTGGCTGTAGTAGTGGTGATGTTGGAGGAGGTTCTGAGTTTTGTTGGGGCTCATTACAcacagaaaagaaagagagagagagagagagagagagagagagtcttgaTGGCGATGGTTGATTTCCGCAAAGTAAATCTAAGCTTCATATTTCCCCTACTCTGACATCGTGGCTTTTTAGATTAGGATTtgcttcttttccccttttcctctcctccctctttttctctGGGGTGtaattttgttaactgaaactttgattAGATAGTTTTtgtaaatcaaaattttattttgagtatttttattaattaaaataattttataaacataaatcttattttaaatatttttattaattgaaaCTTCGGgtgataattttgtaaaaataaactcaaaaatggataattatgtaattttattttttttctttttttaacaaatcaGGTTTCATCTCGAAGTCCACGAGATGGCTGAACTTTTGAAATTTGGATCAAGTTGGCTGAGATTTAGAATCATGGGTTTCTCTCAAGGTTTTGAAAATTAATGAATTCGATAGATAATCAACCATTGAAATAATTCTTATTATTGAAGTGGAATGAATGCTGCTACTTTCGGCCCCATAAAATCCACCTTGAAATTGATCTTCTGTCGTTCCAAATCAAATATATGTGCCAAGATTCCCCCAAAGATGGATTTTTAGATCAAATGGCCAATTCTAGGGTTCTCATGATAGATTTTGACTGGTGCAATCTAATCGAAATCGACAAAGATTGATTCAATAATCTATTCCTTCTTTAAAACCCTGGTCACAATGGCATGTTGCATTAGTGATATGTGAAGTCATAGGAAGAAAGTTGGCCAATTTATCTCTAGCAGCAAGACTATCCATccaaacctaagtttccactaAACTTTCCAAAGCCTCCTTCTTCAATGAGAAACCATACAACCCAGATCATTTTTCTTATAAGCAAGGCAATGTGATAGTAGAGACTCTTGCTTTGTCATTTGAGATTTATCTCCCCTTCCCTTATTACCTAGTTTGGTGCTGAACTTGTACCATACATTGAAATGCAATGGAGAAACCaaaatgaaatgatttcatttcATATGGTTTACAAACACAACTGAAAATATAAGAACATAGGATTAATGTTCAGCATATCCCCCCAAAAAATAGATATCACAACAGCATTGAAGCTAATTTGGTCCCAAAATGGCTCAAGTTGCTTAGGTTCTAACAGGAATCTGGTGGCCGAAATCTTGCTTCTGGCAAGTATTTAGAGAAAAATTCTCGAGCTAATGCCGTTAGATCGCCATTGTTgggatcttcatcaagatcagCTTGGTTCCAATAATTCGTCGTCTCAAACATCTCTTGTAACTGTACTGGATCTAATAATGCTGATGTACCAGAAATGGGTAGTGAATTGTTTGAGGAAACATGGAAGTTTGCAGAGGCAGGAGACTGTGTTGAAGACATGGGTGGTGGTGGAAGCTCCAAGTTTGAAAGGTGGGCTTGAATAATGGCTAGCTCTGTCTGCAAATTCACCACCTACAgatcccaaaataaataattcttTTGGTCAATATTTGTGATCATCATTAGAGTGAAATTGTGTATATGTACTACAACATTGGTTGGTTAATAATGAGAAGGAATGTTAATTCTTCATGATCTGATCAAAGCAGGTTAACCCAAAGGATTATACAAGTCTGCTCCTCTCCAGCCGCTTCAAAGGTTTGGTGGTTCGGCTGGTGTGGTTGGGCTCAATAGCGATTCTACGCCATACTTCTATACTTTTTAGCACTAGAAGTAAAGGGGAGTGTCTGAATGACGCCATTTAATTGTCCTTGCCTTATTTCTAAAAGTTTTTTAAGATAATGATATAAAACAGTTTTGAAAAATAAGCCAAAGGTAACGTATCACTATTTGATTACATCCTGAAAGTGTCATTGTCATGCATATTTTTGAaatacacatgtgaaatgatacTATTACCTTCATAGgaaataaattatgaaaattgTGTGTTATACTATTTGAAAGggcaaaaaaataagattacaaattatttgacgcTTCAagaggtgtcaataagaaaatcccaaaaataaaagacgaAGTTTTCCTCTTAAATAAGGAAGGTGATGATACCACCATGTGATTGGACTTTTGTCTGTCATTGACTCTCACCCTCTATTGTATAAGGTTGAAACTATCTTTCTCCAATCCAAGGGTATTGATGGCCGTTGTGAGGGTATTCATTTTTCACCGTGAgtaaaggaaaacttggtccaaatataacaaaaaaaaaaaaataatgatttcaAGATTTGGCATTCAACAAAAGTTCCACACTTGTATAAAATGATGTTtgatatcaaaatcaaaagttcCACCTCTGATGACATGTTGACTATAAATTGTATTAAATATTCtggtatattattattatactaGTATGACACTAATTATTGTGGATAAGAGTGACCTAAACTTAGGTAAAGAAATGCCTTCATGTTCATGTACTTATATAGAACTACACATACAATCATATAAAATAGGATGTATTAATAAGTTAGAATTAAATGTTGGCATGATAAGTTATTACTCTTATATTATTTGGGGTTGCATAAATAATTAAGGGATACCAACAGCCGAACCTTCATGAATGcaattatgaaaaattcaagGTCCTTGTTAGAGGATtatccaagatttttttttttttttgcaatcccATTGTTGTATTAAGTTTTGTGAAAAAAGTAGttgtaatcttacttttttGCGCTTTTattaaagcatttttttttttttttttttttttaacgagtATAAATCGTGTGAAAcgtcatttcacatgtgtacttGAAAATGTGCAAGACAATTACAGTTTTTGATTATAACATAATAATAAGTAATcttcaaaatatttcaaaaactCTTTTTAATCCTTTTGTTAAATAATTTTGGGGACAAGTATAATCAAAAGAAGTTTATGTAGCTTGTGGTGCCTAGAAGCCTATTGCTACTAGGCGGTTTTAGGTTCAAGCCTCTTGGTTCAcacctcccccctcccctatagAATATTATGGAGTAGgacttataaaaaaataaataaatcagttgtaatttttttacttcactattttggttacaacaagatgcACCCTATATTAAAAAGAATAGACATGAAGTACttcaattctatttttttttttttaaacacatgaAAATAAAACTATGTAAAAGAATTAGAGAAATAATGACATTTGTTTGTACGAAATAATGTCAATTTAGCTAATGAAAAACGTATTTATATACACTGAAACTGTAATATGATACTCTAGAATATAGATCCTccattattattaattattaattattaattattgaatGGTCAAGAGATCCATACTTGATGACAAACCTACTTGTAATGGCTATATTtgttttcattatcttttgggCAAAGTTGTGGGTCTATCCAAGAaattagagagagaattttGAATTAAAGATGAGTGTTGGGTTTTTACCTAACCAGATAgtgtttatcttcttcttttccacaAACAGTAGACACCTTCAATTCACAGAGATGATCTTACATGAAATTATATAGAAATGGTTAATTCTACTGCATGTGGGACTCCCGCTCTGTGATCAAAATGATCTAAGCACTCTTCCTCACAAACTGATCCTTATGGTATGCTACCTTCTTTAAGAATAGTACTTAAATCACAGATGATGCAATCCAATACTACTCCTAACCCTTTGATCATATTTTAAGAGTCTGGACCCTCTCCCCACGTGGAGACCTACCCACATGGGATTTCATCCGCTATGAAATATCAGAATCCCAGATCATGTACCTTGACTTGTATCTAAATACTGACAGTAGAATCTCATGTGAGAAAGGTAACTCACTATACCTTAGATTTCTTCCTCGAAAGTCAAATTTCCTGAGTTCCCAAGTTTACATGCTTAGTCCGGCAAGCAACAGAGAGTTCTCACAGTCATGGACGCCATTAATGGCGATGAATTCCTTCAACCCACCACTAACAAACCCCAACAAGGATGAACCTCACCAAATAACAACTAAAACCcacaaagtagaaaaaaaaaaaagaagggcaaTACCTGCTGTTGCAGAGCAAAGATTTGACCAACACAGCCATAAACAGGATCTTTAATCCGAGCCAATGCTTCATAACAAATGGTAAGGACAGCATCGAGACGCTTGTGCACAGGCAAGCGTAAGAGGAGCTTAGAAACGTTGCTAGCACCGAACACTTTGTGCACAGCAGCGAAGTGCGAGGCCCCTTGTTCTGAGTCGAAGTAAGGTGCAAAGATGCAACCCTTGATACACTTCCTGCGTAAGAACTTGCAAGCACCACAAGGCCCACCACCATTAATGGTGCTACTTTTGCTCATCTCCTTCTCTTTAATGTTTCTAGAGAGAGATGGGTAAGAGAATGAAATGCAAAAGGGGTgtttagagagagaagaataagGGATAGGAGATGCCTAAGAGTGGTGGTGTTTTGGGGTGTTTGATGATTAATTTAATGGAAGGAAACGTTGTTTGCTGTGGTGGGTCATAGAAAGAAATAGAGTGTTTTTTTCCCATTCAATGTATTGTGTGCGGATTTAAACTTTAAAGCCACGGAAGGGCTAACAAAGCCACAATTGCAGCTGCTTGCGTGAAGCAAACATATATACTTGTGGATCGATAGGCGATACGATAGTGGCGATTAGCAAATCTCTAAGCCCTTCCCCCACACTTCCAACTGCCATTCTCCTGCCCGCGTGGGGCTCCCACGTGGGACAAACATCCCCCATCCCCTTTTCTATATAATGCTCCTTTGACCTCTCCTCTCTTTGTCTCGTctaattcttttattattattattattattattattattattattattattattattattattattattatctccATCTTCAAATGCTTGTTTGGGTCTTATGGTAATTTTCAACATGTGAGAGGGGAAAATGGGGAAAATCTATTATTTTATAGAGAAAATGAACTTTGTCTACTAGTGTAGCTCCCTCAGTCTAAGTCTGAGTCTAGCTTCCCTATGAAATGACAGATTTACTCCtctgttgtgtgtgtgtgtgtgtgagagagggagagagagaggagtgctAGCATATGCTACGCTCATGGACAAAGGACTACTTCCCTACAGCATATTAATCAGGCATGTGAAATAGTTTCATCTAGTGAAAGGCCTACATGatcagggaggagagagactatCAGTGCAAGAATTATATGGTCAAGATGTGAAAGGAATTGGGAAAGCATTTTTAAGCACTTGACATgggatctttttcccttttgggcTTCAAAAGTTGGAGGAAAGTGAATATTCACGTACGTTAATGTACATGAACGATTCTGGTCCTTGGATATGACATTtgttaaatgaggagagagaaaatatatgccATATCTACGGACCAGGATTgttcacgtacattcacgtACGTTAATATTCCCTGCTCTCTCAAAGTTGGAACCCTTTCCATCCTTATTATGTCTACTTATATGATACTTGAAGGTTCTATAGGCCATGTTTGGATGTgttctttattttaaatattgtgGACAAAATTATAATGAATGATTAAACGTTGATTTTAGATAAATTCTTCCATTATGATTCTAAAACCAAAGCAAGAATCTCCTTAATTTTAGATCAACCAAGGTTAACACCATATTTTTATGATGATACTTATAGGTGACTTCTTAGAATCTCAAAAACTAATAAACTAACGAAAAAGAATTAAGTTCACTTCAAacggagagaagagagaatcgtTTCAACATTAGTGATGTGACCTTATCATTGGATATTATTAACTCCCACATTTCTTATAAAGGTCGAAAATTCACTACGATTTAGATTTCCATAGTGAAAAGATTCTCTATCCACCATGAGATGAAACTCGGTTCTCAATAAACAATCCGAACGTAACCTTAAAAGTATTAGATTATAGTTGAGAAGCTTGTCCCTTGACTCATGCTTGATGGTCAAGGCCTGTTTGGTCCCTTGAATGAACCAAAATCAACCAATTTTAAAACCGTGTGCTTATTTAGCCAACTCTTAGCAGTTAAAAAACCATCAAGTCAAGTCTTTGTGGGATCGATTAAGCGGGGCCCACTGACCGAAAGTTTACATTGCACTTTCAATAGAAGTGGTTGGATATGAGAATGATGGCATCATTTACTTTGACATATGATGGTGGTTATGATGTCACATTGACCAAAAGTAGCTGATTGTAAATTACCACTTAATACCATAGTAAGCTGGATATAACTAGCTAGTGATTGTTACATCATTTTATCTATGTGGATCCTAATATAGAAAGTAACATTTTTTAATGGGTGTCTCCAATGGTCAACTCGAAGGGATAGCGCAATTGATGAAcaacaaacttggtacgagccgtaaattcGAACATTATAAGTTTGACTCCCATTAGGCACATCTTAGGCCACTCACAcgaggtgtttagtgttcttcattgcttttaatagtgttttaattttttttttattggcccttgttttattttttataattatacTATTGGCAAGTTATTCCATTTGAGAGCATCCCTCCATCCGAACATAGAGGCACAAGAGGGTAGTCATTTCGCATCCCTTGTGTTTGCACCACAAGGGGCATTCTTAgacagaaaactttgtcctttatatatatatttttaagggTTGTTCTTGtccatgtgaaatgacatgTTATCTTTGCCAAAAAATAGTgtgtattaaaagaaaaaaaagtatcgttacaaatttatttttttttatcaattttggttacaacaagatatttttttctctaaaaaaaaaataaaaatttaatatatcTTGCACAAAGTCTTGTAAATAAAGATCATCAGTCGTATCTCTTTGATGGCTCAATTAATATTTTGGTAGAGACGTAAAAAATTAACGTCAGCTAATTACTTATGAATATATATGTTTTCAATTAATgaaaaatttagaatttttctttgataaacataaatttattcagatggatgtcaaaaatTTATGGATAAAAGATTTCAGGTTAAGATTAAATGCCTAtctattgggatttttttttgggtgtcatatgttttttttttccttggtgcCATATGTTTTATAACAAGAAAATCATTTAAGCCATCTTAAAATCAACTAGAGGTCCTTAATTAAACCAATCAATCTTGTCATGCATGGTGAACCCCACATGGCACAAACCATATATCTATTTTCTCCTAACGCTAGTATGGTGTCCAACAATGGATGAGAGAAAAATATATGCATTTTGACTTCAAATGTAAGGTTATGAATTATCAACCCTCCTCCACATATACAAACGCGGCCTTGGAGTGCTAGTGGCATCCACCCAGACTCTATGTCCTATGAGCTATACCTATGACAAGTTTAAAAAGATATTTTCCTCCTCCTTTCGCTTCTTTAGTTTTGTTTTATAATCTTTGTAATATTTCTCTCCCCCATAGAGTAAGTTATCAATAAATATCTCTtgatatttaataaaaaaaaaaaaaaaaggcaaaatcaTTTGATAACCGAATGCAATGATTGTCCCTTATGTTTATGGATATACCCTTCTTCATCATTGTAATGGCATAAGATAGAAAAAGTGTTTGACACTCACATATACGATCAGGTGATCTACTTGTAATAGATTCAAAGTAGTCCACATGCAATGTTGTTTCCCCTTAAGGCCAGTCAAACGATGGAGTTTCGGTTATACGGTTCAATTTTTTAAGGCAAAATCAAAACCGCGCCAAATATGAATAAGCTCAAATCaaagtcatttaaattcagttccGATTTTATCAGTTTTTATTATCTAATTCACAATTGATTTATATGCGATTTATAGTGTCAGTTTTGAAAAACATTTTGCAAATTCAATTTGGTTCACATTTAGAGATCATAGAGAGGGAATAGAAAATAGGGAGATGGGAGAGGGAGGAGGAGATGCAGTAGAAAATTTACCTTCATGAGACTCAAagagttgaagttgaagttgaagttgaagttgaagttagACACTTACAAAGACAGTGAGATTTATAACTGTTCTTGAAAAAGATAAAGACAACAATTAAATATGTTATCTTATAACTTGTATATATCGAGTTATAGAAcaaatagatgccatatccacggATTAGGGACATCCACGTACATTCATGTATGTGATGATTCACCGGACTCAGATATCTTGTGATGTCATTGATGTATAGTGTGAGGTGTGGGGATGAATAGCTAGGTATGATGCAATAGTGACAATAGCTTCACTTTCGCTCGCACTCGCCATAGTGGTGGAGGGCCACGCCGTCTGCCACTTGTCTAGTACATGCAAGGGACGACGTGAATGGTGCAAAAAGCCATGAAGTAAGAATTTCTCGACGGCGAACGTGGGTGCCTTGCTCACCTCCTCACGCACTAGAGCTGCAAAGCGTAGGGAGGTAATGGCTGCAAAGGGAAGGGAAAGTATATGGGGACGGTAACTTGTCAAAGCATGCCGTGGCTGCCGGTCCAGCGTATGCTGTGATCACTGATAAGAGACCATGCATGTAGAAGGTTGGAACACGGAAATGTCTCAAATTTTCAAAGTCAACTGAACACCCACATGGTAGCTAATTTAGGCAAACCCTACAAGAAGCTATTCCAACTTTACTTCCAATGGAGTCATTCAAAACAACCATGTTCCGAGGAGAACAAATGTCTTAGTTAATGATGATAAACATGATTAAAGTATCCTTAACTAATGGTATTACCTAGAGAAAAAAGTTTCATACACTGTTACACGGACAATACGGGGATGTTTCTTCATGTTCTTTTACATCTTGACTATGTGGGTTCATatgttctcttcttttatttgtgGCAACAGTGGACCGAAATTCCAGAGGGCTATATAGGTATATATTTGTATAAATTTTCTATATAGGGTTTTACTATATAATTGCAAcgagattttctctctctaagcaaaagttgagagaggtgtgaggacgagtgttgtaaccttattctccattgatagtaaaacaggatctcatctcactaaggacgtaggcaatcttgttgaATCTCGTAAATCTGTCTACATTGTTTGATTAATTGTACTTATTTTCCCATcattttctgcatcattttaagaTTACATTTTCACAATGAACTCTTAGAGTATAAAACTATTTCTCATATCATGATTGATGTATGATTAAGGATTTTTCTGTTGTCCATGTGAGGAACCCTCTCTCGTTATTTTAATACTAAATGATTCACAAGTTTAATATGTGCATGCATGAAGACTAATTTAATGATCAAACAATCCCACTGAAACTGTATATATAAAGCCATAAACGACATTTTGGAGTGATCAACATCTGTGACTTTTTTGACTCTCTTTATCTTTCAACGTTTACATGGAAAGACAACAAATGTGGGGATTAATTACCTAACTTGTCTGGGTTCTCTCTCGCTCGCTCTCGCCGTTGTGGTAGAAAGCCGCGCCGTCCGCCACTTGTCTGGTGCCTGCGAGGGACGACACGGACGGCACAGCAAGGACGCAAACACCTGCTGTGGAGACCCTTTTGGATTGGATTTGGAGGAGAGACTAAGCCATGAAGTAAGAATTACTCGACGGATCTACGTACTTGGCTCGCTCACCTCCTCACATACTATAGCTGCAAAGCGTAGGGGTAAGGCTGAAGGCTGCAAGGAGAAGAAGGTATGAGGGGATGGCTACCTCTCAAAGCATGCCGTGACGGCTGGCTTGCTGGCCCCGCGTGTGCCATGATCGGACATCAAGCAGAAGTAGGTGGAACACGAAGTGACTTTTTCTTGTCAAGTTATCTAAttattcttcaaaatttccttcaaattttcaAAGTCAACTGAACCACCACATGGTAACCTTTAGGCAACCTTCCAAGAAGCCATTCAGTCAAAACAACCATGTTCCAAGAGACCAAATGTCTTAGATAATTAATTATGATATTACTCTCGGAAAAAGATACTTACACGGCTACACCGACAATGTGATGTTGTTTTTCTAAGTTTTCTCAAACTCTAGATCATCTAGGTttcatatgtatatatacattCTTTCTCCCCTATGAtcatgtggtttttttttttttttttttttctttcgaaaCAAAACTAAGAGATTGCTACATGGCTACACCGACAATGCTATGATGGTTTGAAAGGAAGATATTTATGCTTTAATGATAAGGcctcatttgattttgtttctatttctgtgTTAAGAAATGATTTTCGAAAATGTAAAAAggagtttgatttttctgtttcccgaAACATTTTCAACAGTATAGTtaagttcaagacatgagtgaaggcacaaCATTATAGGAATACAACTCACGAGTGAAGACATGTGTTGGAGTTGCAAGTATGCTTCATGAAGATGAACTTTAGAAGGCTGAAGGCAATCCaaaactgtgagcttcgcacaaccaggTTAGAATCGTCGTATATGCATAGTgaaaagtttcaacaatgggttagGGCTTTAGGTAATTCGAGTGAAGTATAGGGttttttcacaaattttgtcgctcccacttgtttctaaaaacagaaaaacaaatctaacttgtttctccattcctatttctagatacagaaataggcataaatttctatttctgattccaaaaacaagtgaaacgaaacaaaaaaaatcaaacggtttttttggtgttttttcgTTTCTGAAcatagaaaaatggaaaaactatttatgaaaacaaaatcaaacagaccTTAGCAATCTAATATATGCATGCATGAAGACTAAGTTAATGTTCAAAC
It encodes the following:
- the LOC122086251 gene encoding LOB domain-containing protein 19-like, producing MSKSSTINGGGPCGACKFLRRKCIKGCIFAPYFDSEQGASHFAAVHKVFGASNVSKLLLRLPVHKRLDAVLTICYEALARIKDPVYGCVGQIFALQQQVVNLQTELAIIQAHLSNLELPPPPMSSTQSPASANFHVSSNNSLPISGTSALLDPVQLQEMFETTNYWNQADLDEDPNNGDLTALAREFFSKYLPEARFRPPDSC